In Borrelia hispanica CRI, the sequence TGTTGCAAAGAAATAACAAAATCTACAAGACCCTCAAAAGATCTAACTAAAAAAAAGCCAGAAACTACAACAACACAAAAAACAGCTGAAGAAACATTAAGAAAAAATTTAACTGAAGAAGAGCAAGTAAACTTAGATTTCTTAAAAGAAAGTTTAAACAATAAAGAAAAGTTTAATAAGTTTTTATTATTTGCTCAACCTAAGATTAAAGAAGCTTTGGCTCACATA encodes:
- a CDS encoding Mlp family lipoprotein — encoded protein: MIKYTNYLIFCSLLLLCCCKEITKSTRPSKDLTKKKPETTTTQKTAEETLRKNLTEEEQVNLDFLKESLNNKEKFNKFLLFAQPKIKEALAHIKTQLERCKNNNDGKEGFKNAVQAYFTTMDDNELANFKDSVTSTC